In one Chryseobacterium camelliae genomic region, the following are encoded:
- a CDS encoding fibronectin type III domain-containing protein, producing the protein MRKHYLLWMILLLPFFKLNAQTYCTPTTGGTSTTNYLKNAIFSDQGAFYYDSTTYQAYVDNSASQMVTSYPGGTVKVHLEFSVSGTKSLVWVDWNSNGNFNDFYENPIGVSAYSTVDGDFFVPPAQAPGIYRIRVQTGTNLTTSPNPCGPNSGGNGNFVDFSLKIEPAAPTCYVPSALTSSNITTSTATISWTAPATAPANGYEYYYTSSTTVPTASTPESGTSTTTSKPLSGLASFTTYYYYVRSVCGASNKSAWSLRGTFKTKCDPMTSMFQDFETATTGAGYVVDCWDKIILGTGYMSVTAGSGVNNSKAMNLNTSGTANAVMAVLPAFSNVNAGTHWLRFKAKTGSSSAGLLDIGYLTNDVDASTFVNIQSVSVGNAAYDGYEYSVVVPNTVPANARLAIRHNGVPNNSLYLDNVYWEPKPTCIAPSNVVLSNTTSASVDIAWTAPTPAPALGYDVYYSTSNTPPTSSTAPSVTGVTANPYTLPGLNSATTYYIWVRSRCSATDQSAWTNTMSVLTLCAPQTSLFENFDAYNTGLIETNAPCWKKLVNSGSVNINSMGAYSGTRHILQRPLTGTSMAILPELSNINAGTHSLTFRAYCSVNTGKIKVGYITNLTDINSFVLIQDVNITNTSYTGSSEYSVAIPNTVPATARLVLYTTYTEGGNVLYYWDNISWAPTAALGTSEVTAKHDIAIYPNPFTDMINISGDVPLQSASIYDASGRLVKEIKSSEKTISLHELNSGVYVIKLTLKNGSSKTIKAVKK; encoded by the coding sequence ATGAGAAAGCACTATCTGTTATGGATGATTTTACTTCTTCCTTTTTTTAAGTTGAATGCACAGACCTACTGTACACCGACTACAGGAGGAACATCTACAACAAATTATTTAAAAAACGCTATTTTTTCCGATCAGGGAGCGTTTTATTATGATTCAACAACCTACCAGGCTTATGTAGATAATTCTGCGTCCCAAATGGTAACCTCTTATCCGGGAGGCACCGTGAAAGTACATTTGGAATTTAGTGTAAGCGGAACCAAATCCCTTGTTTGGGTAGACTGGAATTCGAACGGGAATTTTAACGATTTCTATGAAAATCCTATTGGTGTGTCTGCCTATTCAACAGTTGATGGTGATTTTTTTGTACCGCCGGCTCAGGCTCCGGGAATTTACAGAATCAGGGTACAAACCGGAACAAACCTTACCACTTCTCCGAACCCTTGTGGTCCTAATAGCGGCGGCAATGGAAATTTTGTAGACTTCAGCTTAAAAATTGAACCTGCTGCTCCTACATGTTATGTTCCTTCCGCTCTTACTTCCAGCAATATCACAACCAGTACTGCAACGATTTCCTGGACAGCTCCGGCTACAGCTCCTGCAAACGGCTATGAATACTATTATACTTCTTCAACTACTGTTCCTACTGCTTCTACACCGGAATCAGGAACAAGCACCACAACCTCTAAGCCTCTTAGCGGATTGGCTTCTTTTACCACTTATTATTATTATGTAAGATCTGTCTGCGGTGCATCCAACAAAAGTGCCTGGTCTTTAAGAGGAACTTTTAAGACCAAATGTGATCCTATGACTTCTATGTTTCAGGATTTTGAAACTGCAACCACGGGAGCCGGGTACGTTGTAGACTGTTGGGATAAAATTATTTTGGGTACCGGGTATATGTCCGTTACTGCAGGAAGCGGCGTAAACAACTCAAAAGCAATGAATTTAAACACCAGTGGTACAGCTAATGCTGTAATGGCTGTTCTTCCCGCATTCAGCAACGTGAATGCCGGGACTCACTGGTTGAGATTTAAAGCAAAAACGGGAAGTTCTTCCGCAGGATTGCTGGATATAGGGTATCTTACCAATGATGTGGACGCTTCTACTTTTGTAAATATACAATCTGTAAGCGTAGGTAATGCTGCTTACGATGGTTATGAATATTCGGTAGTGGTTCCTAATACAGTTCCGGCTAATGCCAGATTAGCCATACGACATAATGGTGTTCCTAATAACAGCTTATATTTGGATAATGTCTATTGGGAGCCTAAACCAACGTGTATAGCACCTTCTAATGTAGTATTGTCTAATACGACCAGTGCAAGCGTAGATATTGCATGGACTGCACCGACACCGGCTCCTGCCTTAGGATATGATGTCTATTACAGTACAAGCAATACGCCACCAACTTCTTCTACAGCGCCAAGCGTAACAGGAGTAACGGCAAACCCATATACTTTGCCGGGATTAAACTCTGCAACAACCTATTATATTTGGGTAAGATCAAGATGCAGCGCAACCGACCAAAGTGCTTGGACAAACACCATGTCTGTACTAACTCTTTGTGCCCCTCAAACATCACTTTTTGAAAATTTCGATGCATATAATACCGGATTAATTGAAACTAATGCTCCATGTTGGAAAAAATTAGTTAATTCCGGAAGCGTAAATATAAACTCAATGGGAGCCTATTCCGGAACGAGACATATTCTACAAAGACCTCTTACCGGAACCTCAATGGCTATTTTACCGGAATTAAGTAATATCAATGCCGGGACACATTCATTAACGTTCAGAGCATACTGCAGTGTAAATACGGGTAAAATAAAAGTTGGCTATATAACAAATCTTACAGATATCAATTCATTTGTATTGATTCAGGATGTGAATATCACCAATACTTCTTATACAGGATCAAGTGAATACAGTGTGGCTATTCCGAATACTGTTCCTGCCACAGCAAGACTAGTCCTATATACAACATATACCGAAGGAGGAAATGTTCTATACTACTGGGATAATATATCCTGGGCTCCTACTGCAGCATTGGGAACCAGTGAAGTAACGGCAAAACATGATATTGCTATTTACCCTAATCCGTTTACAGATATGATCAATATTTCGGGAGATGTACCGTTACAGTCCGCTTCCATATATGATGCTTCAGGTAGATTGGTGAAGGAAATAAAATCTTCAGAAAAAACCATCTCATTACACGAGCTTAATTCAGGTGTATATGTAATAAAATTAACCCTGAAAAATGGTTCTTCTAAAACAATAAAAGCTGTTAAAAAGTAA
- a CDS encoding response regulator transcription factor: MNGQSVPDFGILTDKAFQKLYQNPEDCISYSQSLLMSDKNIEHKIVLRKIISQAYALQGNYVQAVNISNQKDEDITDENVSAFAQLYGEYNLADQYQNLGLYSQSRKIITNVLSDQDLLKSKHLKERAVLGKIYQLQAINLGITRNYESALQHLDKSDEYLDEKNGENTIVKQENTIFRATFLMRLNKLEASKKLLDDVIKEIDNHGGSVFLSAFAYETIARYFFLKEDYTTAIIYLEKGLLKIDTLPYNDMKLIYYELFTKNYLALHNDEKYYDYNNLYTDLKTKLDGNKKEGIQYIVKLVETYQNKNIEYQKQHKLGQLKNVSIVALFFVVGIMVYSFYESGRSKDLKKQLGFFEKQKEREELMLVQANKQKNDIGKENKSSEKDVLKVSKEKEDEILNKLMEWEQSDNFLNKNMSISMLSAQTGINTKYLSEVINTTKGKNFNGYVNELRINHIAHLLKTDPAYLNYKVSYLAEYSGFSSHGAFTNVFKSITGMSPNTYIQEILKNKSA; this comes from the coding sequence ATGAATGGTCAATCTGTTCCTGACTTTGGAATTTTAACCGATAAAGCATTTCAAAAATTATATCAAAATCCTGAAGATTGTATAAGCTATTCCCAAAGTCTTTTAATGAGTGATAAAAATATTGAGCATAAGATTGTTTTAAGGAAAATAATATCTCAGGCGTATGCCCTCCAAGGAAATTATGTGCAAGCCGTGAATATCTCGAATCAAAAAGACGAGGATATTACCGATGAAAACGTTTCTGCTTTTGCTCAATTATATGGAGAATACAATCTTGCAGATCAATATCAGAATTTAGGATTGTATAGCCAGTCCAGGAAGATTATCACAAATGTACTCTCAGATCAGGATTTATTAAAAAGTAAGCATCTAAAAGAAAGGGCGGTATTGGGAAAGATTTACCAGCTTCAGGCCATTAATTTAGGAATCACCAGAAACTATGAAAGTGCTTTGCAACATCTTGATAAAAGTGATGAGTATCTTGATGAAAAAAACGGAGAAAATACCATCGTAAAACAGGAAAATACGATTTTTCGAGCTACATTTTTGATGAGGTTGAATAAGTTGGAAGCGTCAAAAAAGCTGTTAGATGATGTTATTAAAGAGATTGATAACCATGGAGGAAGTGTTTTTTTATCTGCTTTTGCTTATGAAACGATAGCTCGTTATTTTTTCTTGAAAGAAGATTATACTACAGCCATCATTTATTTGGAAAAAGGACTTTTAAAAATTGATACGCTGCCCTATAATGACATGAAACTCATTTATTATGAATTGTTTACAAAGAATTATTTAGCGCTTCACAATGATGAAAAATATTATGACTACAATAATCTTTATACAGACCTGAAAACAAAGCTGGATGGCAACAAAAAAGAAGGAATACAGTATATTGTAAAGCTCGTGGAGACATATCAGAATAAAAATATAGAATACCAGAAACAGCATAAATTGGGTCAGCTAAAGAACGTTTCTATTGTGGCTTTGTTTTTTGTAGTAGGAATCATGGTCTATTCTTTCTATGAATCAGGAAGAAGTAAGGATTTAAAAAAACAGCTTGGCTTTTTTGAAAAACAAAAAGAAAGAGAAGAGCTGATGTTAGTTCAGGCAAATAAGCAGAAAAATGATATAGGGAAAGAAAATAAAAGCAGTGAAAAAGATGTACTAAAAGTCTCTAAAGAAAAAGAAGACGAAATTCTGAATAAATTAATGGAATGGGAGCAATCGGATAACTTTTTAAATAAAAACATGTCGATTTCCATGCTTTCTGCACAAACGGGAATCAATACAAAATATCTTTCAGAGGTTATTAACACGACCAAAGGGAAAAACTTTAATGGATATGTTAATGAGCTGAGAATTAATCATATTGCTCATTTGTTAAAAACAGATCCTGCTTATCTTAATTATAAAGTAAGTTATCTTGCCGAATATTCGGGGTTTTCTTCACACGGGGCATTTACCAATGTATTTAAATCGATAACGGGAATGTCTCCCAATACCTACATTCAGGAAATTTTAAAAAATAAAAGCGCATGA
- a CDS encoding tetratricopeptide repeat protein, giving the protein MKTIAPIILCIALCWQFPVFGQKISDDSLMKQANLEVYNNPDKAIRIGKNLLKTEKDINKTIRIYLMMSTAGIAKRNFDESLSYILKARELAPKTNDQKLQITVLISIAFQFQQMELISKSLESLDEADEYLKKLPEGLSFKYFETARSYALRGMIYKSQSNPEIALQEFLIAAKNFEKIKEKETIYYNQSIIYYNIGNCYLLLNQLKNAESAFMKSMKLASLIKAKSLEAFALKGLAEMNKQKHQNQEAVDLLAKAEALSKDVADLSLYEGIYKEMADNYLAMGKQSLYQVYSKKYFETRLKREQSELSSVDRAIDIHNMEAKKKSKEIVTQYNYYTGAVVISGLVAFGLFFWRMFNIKKRNRKYQKEIQKLIRS; this is encoded by the coding sequence ATGAAAACGATCGCTCCTATTATTTTATGCATTGCTTTATGCTGGCAATTTCCTGTTTTCGGGCAGAAAATTTCTGATGATTCTCTGATGAAACAAGCCAATCTTGAAGTATATAATAATCCTGATAAAGCGATCAGGATAGGGAAGAATTTGCTTAAAACAGAGAAAGACATCAATAAAACCATCAGGATTTATCTGATGATGTCTACTGCTGGAATTGCCAAGCGAAATTTTGATGAATCTCTCAGTTATATTTTAAAAGCCAGGGAATTGGCGCCAAAAACCAATGATCAGAAGCTGCAAATTACAGTCTTAATTTCTATTGCTTTCCAATTCCAGCAAATGGAGCTTATTAGCAAAAGTCTTGAATCTCTGGATGAGGCAGACGAGTATTTGAAAAAGCTTCCGGAGGGTCTCTCGTTTAAATATTTTGAAACAGCAAGAAGTTACGCTTTGCGTGGAATGATTTATAAGAGCCAGTCTAACCCTGAAATTGCCCTTCAGGAATTTTTGATTGCTGCTAAAAATTTTGAAAAAATAAAAGAAAAAGAAACGATTTATTATAATCAAAGTATCATTTATTACAATATAGGGAATTGCTATCTTCTCCTTAATCAGTTGAAAAATGCAGAATCGGCCTTTATGAAATCTATGAAACTAGCCAGTTTAATCAAAGCTAAAAGTTTGGAGGCTTTTGCCTTGAAAGGTTTGGCAGAGATGAATAAACAAAAGCATCAGAATCAGGAGGCTGTAGACTTGTTGGCAAAAGCAGAAGCTCTTTCCAAAGATGTAGCAGATCTTAGCCTTTATGAAGGAATTTATAAAGAAATGGCGGATAATTATCTTGCCATGGGAAAGCAGAGTTTGTATCAGGTGTACAGCAAAAAATATTTTGAAACCCGCTTAAAAAGAGAGCAGAGTGAACTGAGCTCTGTCGATCGGGCGATTGATATTCATAATATGGAAGCCAAGAAAAAAAGTAAGGAAATTGTGACCCAATACAATTATTATACTGGAGCTGTCGTTATATCCGGATTGGTAGCTTTTGGACTGTTCTTTTGGAGAATGTTTAATATAAAAAAACGCAACAGAAAATATCAAAAAGAGATTCAAAAACTTATCAGATCTTAG
- a CDS encoding nucleoside recognition domain-containing protein gives MVLSRIWSAFIIVAIAIASIKYISSSHYKTIFNDMVVGKGGDTVQIATQKMNTLSPIVRDSLMKKPDFADSRIHYKTDSLKQDVKVYRVQEADGVIGTSETAVKICLGLIGIMTLFMGFMSIAEKAGGINLLSRLIQPFFSKLFPEIPKNHPSFGHMLMNFSANLLGLDNAATPFGLKAMESLQTLNPNKDTASNSQIMFLCLHAGGMTLIPVSIIAIRASMGSKTPTDIFLPCMIATFAATLAAMIIVSLYQKINLLRPVVIAYVGGISAVIALLVLYLVQLSKDELDDFSKVLSNGLILFIFLAIVLGAVYKKINVFDAFIEGAKEGFTTCVKIIPYLVGMLIAISLLRTSGVFDVIIDGMKWVANAANFDPRFVDGLPTALIKPLSGSGARGMMVDTMTTFGADSFQGKLAAVLQGSSDTTFYVIAVYFGAVAVKNTRYTVIAMLLADLVGVITSIALAYLFFA, from the coding sequence ATGGTTCTCAGTAGAATTTGGTCGGCATTTATCATTGTTGCCATTGCCATTGCAAGTATAAAATACATCTCCTCAAGCCACTATAAAACCATTTTTAATGACATGGTAGTAGGAAAAGGCGGTGATACTGTTCAGATTGCAACACAGAAAATGAATACGCTTTCTCCGATTGTCCGAGACAGTTTGATGAAAAAGCCAGATTTTGCCGACAGCAGAATTCATTATAAAACCGATTCGCTGAAACAGGATGTAAAAGTATATCGTGTTCAGGAAGCCGATGGTGTCATCGGAACCTCCGAAACCGCCGTGAAAATCTGTTTAGGATTAATCGGAATTATGACGCTATTTATGGGATTCATGAGTATTGCGGAAAAGGCAGGAGGAATTAACCTTTTAAGTAGATTAATACAGCCTTTTTTCTCCAAACTTTTTCCTGAAATTCCTAAAAACCACCCTTCTTTCGGACATATGCTGATGAATTTCAGCGCCAATCTTTTAGGTTTGGATAATGCTGCAACTCCTTTTGGTCTGAAAGCCATGGAAAGTCTGCAGACTTTAAACCCGAATAAGGATACGGCAAGTAATTCCCAAATCATGTTTCTTTGCCTTCACGCAGGAGGAATGACATTAATTCCGGTTTCTATCATTGCAATCCGGGCTTCTATGGGTTCGAAAACACCGACAGATATTTTCCTTCCGTGCATGATTGCGACTTTTGCAGCAACTTTAGCAGCAATGATTATTGTTTCTTTATATCAAAAAATAAATTTATTAAGACCTGTTGTTATTGCCTATGTTGGCGGAATTTCTGCAGTTATTGCTCTGTTGGTTTTGTATTTAGTGCAATTAAGTAAAGATGAACTGGATGATTTCAGTAAGGTTTTAAGCAACGGATTGATTCTCTTTATTTTCCTTGCGATCGTTCTTGGAGCGGTTTATAAAAAAATCAATGTTTTTGATGCCTTTATTGAAGGCGCAAAAGAAGGCTTTACGACTTGCGTGAAGATTATTCCTTACTTAGTCGGCATGTTGATCGCTATTTCTTTGTTAAGAACTTCCGGTGTTTTTGATGTGATTATCGACGGAATGAAATGGGTAGCTAACGCTGCAAACTTTGATCCTCGATTTGTAGACGGACTTCCTACCGCTTTAATTAAGCCGTTGTCCGGTTCCGGAGCAAGAGGAATGATGGTTGATACCATGACCACTTTCGGAGCAGATAGCTTCCAGGGAAAACTGGCAGCTGTTCTTCAGGGAAGCTCAGATACGACGTTTTACGTGATTGCAGTTTATTTTGGGGCAGTAGCCGTAAAGAATACCAGATACACGGTAATTGCCATGCTTTTGGCGGATTTGGTAGGTGTTATTACTTCTATTGCACTAGCTTATCTTTTCTTTGCATAA
- a CDS encoding DUF6973 domain-containing protein, producing MRTFKIFFDTIRSMSFKKIMRLLSLILPHPLFSLLSFHATVKAFSIAQKKFPETASNNGIGNAFRHALWSCFIMMYCCKVSSPQKALDFCKRMTDMHEELFPNQPLETKMDLHNNKIGMDYFMELLPGIHRQFFEKSFFVDGLEKKMKNAKVLKNLDDDFDGFLVYLSDVKS from the coding sequence ATGAGAACTTTTAAAATATTCTTTGATACGATCCGGAGTATGAGTTTCAAAAAGATCATGCGTCTTTTGTCGCTCATTCTGCCCCATCCTCTTTTTTCTTTATTAAGTTTTCATGCTACCGTAAAAGCATTTAGTATTGCTCAGAAAAAATTCCCTGAAACCGCTTCTAATAATGGTATCGGAAATGCTTTCAGACATGCATTATGGTCCTGTTTCATTATGATGTACTGCTGCAAAGTTTCTTCCCCGCAAAAAGCACTGGATTTCTGTAAAAGAATGACAGACATGCACGAAGAATTATTTCCCAACCAACCTTTAGAAACAAAAATGGATCTTCACAACAATAAAATCGGGATGGATTACTTTATGGAATTGCTTCCGGGAATCCACCGACAGTTCTTTGAAAAAAGCTTTTTCGTGGACGGACTGGAAAAGAAGATGAAGAATGCGAAGGTCTTGAAAAATCTGGATGATGATTTTGACGGATTTTTGGTTTATCTTTCTGATGTTAAATCGTGA
- the accD gene encoding acetyl-CoA carboxylase, carboxyltransferase subunit beta, with translation MAAFDWFKRKAKNITTSTDEKKDVPKGLWHQTPSGKVVEHEELRRNNYVSPEDGFHVRIGSAEFFEILFDEGKFTELDANVESIDILNFKDTKPYADRLKEVKAKTKLTDSIRNAVGTVKGTEMVVSCMDFAFIGGSLGSVMGEKIRRAVDYCIKHKLPYMIICQSGGARMQEATYSLMQLAKVQAKLAQLSEAGLLYIAYLCDPTFGGITASFAMTADIIMAEPGALIGFAGPRVIRETIGRDLPEGFQTSEFLQEKGFVDFIVKRTEIQDTVAKTVNLLAVRA, from the coding sequence ATGGCAGCATTCGACTGGTTTAAAAGAAAAGCAAAAAACATTACGACTTCTACTGATGAAAAAAAGGACGTTCCAAAAGGTCTTTGGCACCAAACTCCTTCAGGAAAAGTAGTTGAGCATGAAGAATTAAGAAGAAACAACTATGTTTCTCCTGAAGACGGATTTCATGTAAGAATTGGAAGTGCAGAATTTTTTGAGATCCTTTTTGATGAAGGTAAATTCACTGAGTTAGATGCTAACGTTGAAAGTATAGATATTCTTAACTTTAAAGATACAAAACCTTACGCAGACCGTCTAAAAGAAGTAAAAGCTAAAACCAAGCTTACAGATTCTATCAGAAATGCAGTAGGAACTGTAAAAGGAACTGAAATGGTAGTTTCTTGTATGGATTTTGCTTTTATCGGAGGATCTTTGGGGTCTGTAATGGGAGAGAAAATCAGAAGAGCAGTAGATTACTGTATCAAGCATAAACTTCCTTACATGATTATCTGTCAGTCCGGAGGGGCAAGAATGCAGGAAGCAACCTACTCTTTGATGCAATTGGCAAAAGTACAGGCAAAACTGGCTCAGCTTTCTGAAGCGGGACTTTTATACATTGCTTACCTTTGTGACCCTACTTTCGGAGGTATTACGGCTTCTTTTGCCATGACCGCAGATATTATCATGGCAGAACCGGGAGCATTAATCGGTTTCGCAGGACCAAGGGTTATTCGTGAAACAATCGGTAGAGATCTACCGGAAGGCTTCCAGACTTCTGAATTCTTGCAGGAAAAAGGATTTGTGGATTTCATCGTGAAAAGAACCGAAATTCAGGATACGGTAGCAAAAACAGTAAATTTATTAGCAGTACGTGCTTAA
- the fbaA gene encoding class II fructose-bisphosphate aldolase has translation MSRIFPAGVATGQLVTDIFQHAKENKFALPAVNVIGSSNVNAVMETAAKLNSPVIIQFSNGGAAYNAGKGLNNDGQKAAILGAIAGAKHIHTLAEAYGATVILHTDHAAKKLLPWIDGLMDANEEFYKQTGKSLYSSHMLDLSEESLEENLEISAKYFERMAKIQMTLEVEIGVTGGEEDGVDNSDVDNSKLYTQPEDIAYTYEKLKAISDNFTIAAAFGNVHGVYKPGNVVLTPKILDNSQKFVQEKFGTAAKPINFVFHGGSGSTLEEIREAIDYGVIKMNIDTDLQFAYTEGARDYMINNIEYLKTQIGNPEGEEKPNKKYYDPRVWMRKSEETFSTRLVQAFEDLNNVNTLK, from the coding sequence ATGAGCAGAATTTTTCCGGCAGGAGTTGCCACAGGTCAATTAGTTACCGACATTTTTCAACATGCTAAAGAAAATAAATTTGCATTACCGGCAGTAAACGTAATTGGTTCCAGCAACGTAAATGCAGTTATGGAAACTGCAGCGAAATTAAACTCTCCTGTTATTATTCAGTTTTCAAATGGTGGAGCTGCTTACAACGCAGGAAAAGGATTAAATAACGACGGTCAGAAAGCAGCTATTTTAGGAGCTATTGCCGGAGCAAAACATATTCACACGCTAGCAGAAGCTTACGGAGCGACTGTAATTCTTCACACAGATCACGCTGCAAAGAAATTATTGCCTTGGATTGACGGGTTGATGGATGCTAACGAAGAATTCTACAAGCAGACAGGAAAATCTCTTTACTCTTCTCATATGCTAGACCTTTCTGAAGAATCTTTAGAAGAAAACTTAGAAATTTCTGCTAAATATTTCGAAAGAATGGCTAAAATCCAAATGACTCTTGAAGTGGAAATCGGAGTTACTGGAGGTGAAGAAGACGGTGTTGACAACTCAGACGTTGATAACTCAAAATTATATACTCAACCAGAAGATATTGCTTATACTTACGAAAAACTAAAAGCAATCTCTGATAACTTTACTATTGCAGCAGCATTTGGTAACGTACACGGAGTTTACAAGCCGGGTAACGTAGTTCTTACTCCGAAAATTCTTGACAATTCTCAGAAATTTGTTCAGGAGAAATTCGGAACTGCAGCGAAGCCAATCAACTTTGTATTCCACGGAGGTTCTGGTTCTACGTTGGAAGAAATCAGAGAAGCAATTGACTACGGTGTAATCAAAATGAATATTGATACTGACCTTCAGTTTGCTTATACAGAAGGAGCAAGAGATTATATGATTAATAATATCGAGTATTTAAAAACTCAAATCGGTAACCCTGAAGGAGAAGAAAAACCAAACAAAAAGTACTATGATCCTAGAGTTTGGATGAGAAAAAGTGAAGAAACTTTCTCTACAAGGTTAGTTCAGGCATTTGAAGATTTAAATAACGTAAATACTTTAAAATAA
- a CDS encoding NAD kinase: MKAAIYSQKKDLDTFLYLSKFISELESRGVTSVLYDEMAEALQFSKIFETFNCKQDLLEKEVDLFFTFGGDGTIVNSLTFIEDLEIPVVGVNTGRLGFLASFTKEEAFRELDAILKGDIKTSRRSVIEVVSPGLEEGFFPYALNDVTVSRKETTSMITVDSYINDEFLNVFWGDGVIVSTPTGSTAYSLSCGGPIISPNNENFVITPIAPHNLNVRPLVVNDRVEIKFKVESRVPQYSLSLDSRLIHIETDKEIIIKKASFQLLLVQPNNLSFYETIRQKLLWGRDKRN; this comes from the coding sequence ATGAAAGCAGCCATATATTCTCAGAAAAAAGATCTTGACACCTTTTTGTACCTCAGTAAGTTTATTTCAGAGCTCGAAAGCAGAGGCGTAACATCTGTTCTTTATGACGAAATGGCGGAAGCTCTCCAGTTTTCAAAAATTTTCGAAACTTTTAATTGTAAGCAGGATCTTCTTGAGAAAGAAGTGGATCTTTTTTTTACATTCGGAGGAGACGGAACGATTGTAAACTCTTTAACTTTTATTGAAGATCTTGAGATTCCTGTTGTTGGGGTAAATACAGGAAGATTGGGTTTTCTGGCAAGCTTTACGAAAGAAGAAGCTTTCAGAGAATTAGATGCCATCCTGAAAGGAGATATCAAAACAAGCCGGAGATCAGTCATTGAAGTGGTTTCTCCCGGTTTAGAAGAAGGGTTTTTCCCTTATGCTTTAAATGATGTAACCGTTTCGCGAAAAGAAACGACATCAATGATTACGGTAGATTCATATATTAATGATGAATTTCTGAATGTATTCTGGGGAGACGGCGTAATTGTTTCTACTCCTACAGGTTCTACCGCCTATTCATTAAGTTGTGGCGGACCTATTATTTCGCCCAATAACGAAAATTTTGTCATTACTCCTATCGCTCCTCACAATCTTAACGTGAGACCTTTGGTGGTAAACGACAGGGTAGAAATTAAATTTAAAGTGGAAAGCAGGGTTCCTCAGTATTCTCTTTCTTTAGATTCCAGACTGATTCATATTGAAACAGACAAAGAAATCATTATAAAAAAGGCTTCTTTTCAACTCCTTTTGGTACAGCCCAATAATTTAAGTTTCTATGAAACCATCCGTCAAAAGCTACTTTGGGGTCGAGACAAAAGAAATTAG
- a CDS encoding CBS domain-containing protein — MFIKDYISKDFPCFSLTDSIEAARELLEDFGYSHIFIKKSHHFYGAIAIDFLYENEDGILKDLEHQIERFAILEDNNIMDSIRLFHTFNTNVIPVINKNEKYLGYIICDDIFQDLSKYPLFSETGAILTIETPARKYSMTEIANIVESNNSKFYGGFISFMSDELIHVTIKISNENLASIDSTFDRYDYRIVEKYYSDEKSDLYKDRFGFFQKFIEI; from the coding sequence ATGTTTATCAAGGACTATATCTCAAAAGACTTTCCATGCTTTAGCCTTACTGATTCGATCGAAGCAGCCAGGGAGCTATTAGAAGATTTTGGATATTCCCATATTTTCATTAAAAAATCCCATCATTTTTACGGAGCTATCGCCATAGACTTTCTTTATGAAAATGAGGACGGAATATTAAAAGACCTGGAACACCAGATCGAACGTTTCGCCATATTGGAAGACAACAATATCATGGACAGCATTCGGCTATTCCATACTTTTAATACCAACGTGATTCCCGTTATCAATAAAAATGAAAAATATTTAGGGTATATCATCTGTGATGATATTTTTCAGGACTTATCAAAATATCCGCTGTTTTCTGAAACCGGAGCCATTCTTACGATAGAAACCCCTGCCAGAAAATATTCCATGACAGAAATTGCCAATATTGTAGAAAGTAACAATTCCAAATTTTATGGCGGATTCATCAGTTTTATGTCTGATGAGCTGATTCACGTCACCATAAAGATCAGCAATGAAAATTTAGCCTCGATAGACTCCACATTCGACCGATATGATTACAGAATCGTGGAAAAATATTATTCGGATGAAAAATCGGACCTGTATAAAGACCGATTCGGATTTTTCCAAAAATTCATAGAAATCTAA